A single region of the Neotabrizicola shimadae genome encodes:
- a CDS encoding dihydrodipicolinate reductase yields the protein MLRPLLLAAAIVLPVPVLAGAEEFQAVRDRQAFLSLVNGRDLSLPLFRIRLSVEPDGRIEGSALGWEITGTWAWKDGYFCREMDWSGKAIPYNCQLVEVRDDRELRFTVDRGEGESARFKLD from the coding sequence ATGCTCCGCCCGCTGTTGCTTGCCGCTGCGATCGTTCTGCCCGTCCCCGTCCTGGCCGGCGCCGAAGAGTTTCAGGCCGTCCGTGACCGTCAGGCCTTCCTGTCCCTGGTCAACGGCCGGGACCTGTCGCTGCCCCTGTTCCGCATCCGTCTCAGCGTCGAACCCGATGGCCGCATCGAAGGCTCGGCGCTCGGGTGGGAGATCACGGGCACCTGGGCCTGGAAGGACGGCTATTTCTGCCGCGAGATGGACTGGAGCGGAAAGGCCATCCCCTACAATTGCCAGCTGGTCGAGGTGCGCGACGACCGTGAACTGCGCTTCACCGTGGACCG
- a CDS encoding cupin domain-containing protein — protein sequence MTDTVYRLPAPGPEPMTTDLDGWVKTEGTPSMKTWVQHTSADGSVISGTWAATPGSWHATYKFYEFVHLIEGRIVITPDGGAPVTLAPGDAFVVEPGFTGTWKIEEPVLKHFCIKLK from the coding sequence ATGACCGACACGGTGTACCGCCTGCCTGCCCCCGGCCCCGAACCGATGACCACCGACCTCGACGGCTGGGTCAAGACCGAGGGCACGCCCAGCATGAAGACCTGGGTGCAGCACACCTCGGCTGACGGCAGCGTCATCAGCGGCACCTGGGCCGCCACGCCCGGCTCCTGGCACGCCACTTACAAGTTCTACGAATTCGTCCACCTGATCGAGGGCCGCATCGTGATCACCCCCGATGGTGGCGCCCCCGTGACCCTGGCCCCCGGGGATGCCTTCGTCGTGGAGCCCGGTTTCACCGGCACCTGGAAGATCGAAGAACCGGTGCTGAAGCACTTCTGCATCAAGCTGAAGTAA